From Quercus lobata isolate SW786 chromosome 11, ValleyOak3.0 Primary Assembly, whole genome shotgun sequence:
ACAACAGACAATATGAGAAAAAGGAATATCATTGTGGTAAGTTGGTGCTACATGTGTAAAAGGAATGGGGAGACAGTTGATCATTTACCCCTCCATTGCTCTACTGCTAAAGAATTGTGGACTTTTCAGTCTTTTGGGGTTCAATAGGCGATGCTTAAAGGTGTTTTGGATTTATTAGCTTGTAGGCAATTTCGATTTGGTAGACATTGgaatagaaaattttggaaGGCGATTCCTCACTACTTAATGAGGTGTGTATCAATGTATGACGAAAAAGGAATAGTAGAAATTTTAATGGGAGCCAAAGGACCATCTTAGATTTCAAACTGATGTTCTTTAGAGCCTTTTTTGAATGGATGACATCATTAGGATTATTTACTATTTCATAATCACACTaattagatttgatttttcattgtaattttgcTTGATTTTGGGTGTGCCTATTGTATACATCTTGTATACTTGGGTTTTATGCCACTTTATTTCAATAGGATATTTTTacttgtatataaaaaaataaagtagcCTATGAAAGGTGCCAAGAAGGCTCAAcattgaaagtttgaaactaGGCAACAATTCTTGAATATTTTGGTATTAAATGTTGTTCTTACTTATACTCTTTACCATCTGCATCAATGTTAGAAAGGGAAGTTTGGGAATCCTGTAAGTGGAAAAATTTGGAGTGCAGTTCCGAAATGCTTCATTTAAATAGATGTATTTAAAACGAGggatttgaattgaaatttgaatttttagtttaaatgaCATTCAAAAGTATGAGagggaatttatttttttggtattgatgAAATTTATGGGTGGATTTGAAATGATTAGATgtaaactattatttaaaattcataaCATCATGAATGTTTTGTTGGAACAAAATCTCCAAAGCTCAAATAATTTTCTGGTGTGAAATTTATATAAAGCAATTGATATTAGCAATTGTTCAAAGTCCTTGATTTTAAACTATCATATTCAAATGCAACCTTATTCATTTTGTGGATTTTTGgatagaacaaaaaaaaccacaaatttaaTGGTGTTGAACTTCTTTCCAATTAACTTTGGTCCATTTTTGTAAAATCTTTTTAATTGAGTGGTTGTTTTAGGCTAAATCTGGTGTTTgttgcttttattattattaaatattttgtagaTCTCCTCAATTTCGGATTGTAACATTTGGAGATTTCCCTTAACTTCCGGAATTTTGTCTTCATGAACAATTTTTTCTGCACAATCAGTGTagtattatatttaatattttaaaactagTTCCAATTTCCTTGATTTGATTTATtatgtccccccccccccccccccccccccccccccgggggTGGGGGATTTAAGAGGTTATTTAGCCATGCAAAATTCTGTTTCAAGTTTTAATTGTGTTATACTCTTTTGATGTCTTTTGAATTCTTGAAAACAAATTAGGATGAGGGATTtggcttctagttgtgttttctTATCCCATTCTATTGATCTAATTTCAGGCGTTGATCCGGAAGTGGGCGCCAGTTGGCATTGTCATTGCTGTTGTTCTTCTCCTCTTTTGGGTAAAAAACAAGATATGGTGATCCTTTTTGCTCGTACATTTCAGCTGGCATCATTGTCAATTATCACTCGCCGGATGGAGTATGTTTCAGGATTGTGCAGAGTTTTGGTGTGGGGTACATATCCATACTAAGGAAGAGCAGTGGATATTATCAGGTGGGCAAGCCTCAATTATATAAGTCGATTAAAGGGAAAAATGTACTTGGTAAAATTTAGAAGAGATCGATCCTCTTATTGTTATTACTTTTATAATATAACTAAACAAATTAGGCTCATAGTTCATACAGACATGTATCTACTCGGTTTCGATGATATATTCTAAAAAGGAGAAATTTCAATTACTTTGTTTCTTTTCCTCCTTGTACTAAATGGCCCACCAGAAATGATTTATTTGTTGTCCATATCTTTGGATTCTCATTGATCTCTTAGTTTGCACGTAGTGTATTAAAAATTGTGGCGGATTTTTCATTTCCCTCTTGCTTAAGACAATTTTGAAATTGTCAACAGTGAAGGTGGGTGGGGACAAGAGAACATGGGAAGACTATCTACCTGAACATAAAGTTGAAAATAGGTTGTTCTTTTTGTTAGTTGATTCTGCGGCTGTTACTAAAGGACCACTGAGAGAAACAACAACTAATACACTTAGTTGGAAATACCAGCAAAATGACAGAAATTCAAAAGATATCATAAAATGTATCAGCAAGGTTATTGGTagaaaaatgtgataaaaagaTTTGAGATAGTATGGTTGGATAGAGCAGTATGCCAGGTCATCGTAGCCAATCAATTATCATGCCAATGAAGCTTTTGATGGTGACTAATTTTCAGAGATAAATTCTATGAGGAAAAAACACTAGAAGATGAGGAAGTACAGCTCAACCCAGCACTTGCATATAgcttttacaaaaataatggtAGAGAGTTATTGACATCCGTAGTTTTGGACCTCAACTAGAAGATGGTCCCCAAAAATCCATTAAGCTCTTTATATATGGATCATCTATAGGTTCATAGAAGACTTGAAAAtgaatttgggagagaaaatcATGCCACACTTGGGCACTCACAAAattctattttggtcatttagcCTTAGGTTAGTAGTTAGTATTTTATAACACACCATATGATTTTTGATatatgattaatattttttattatttcgatatatatcatttattatcaaaccgagacactaattggtttttggtaCAGGCGGGGATAGAACCCTAGATTTCTTATTTGATAATAAGAGACTTtattagttgaactaattgAAACCCACTCGATATAGGTTCCACTCGATATATATCTTTTAAGTGTACTGTGATACTATACAATACATAATACTAGTATCTTGTTGATCACTCGATACAATTTAACATACTTGattacatcatttttatttacattttttagaaaagatatatatttttaaaattgttttttggggaaaaaaaagcaCATCCCCCCTAAATCTATGGGGTATTTCACAATTTCCCTCTAAACTATAGAATGCAATATCCTCCTTAACTATTGAAAATAAGCAAATACCCCATGCTCGTTTGATTACTAGAATATTCCacatgaaaaaatttaaaattcccTTTAGGGGGATGTCAAATGACCCAACGTTTCTAGATAATGTCATTCAAAGAACCcacaagattttatttttatttaccacAACTTAAAAACTTTCCTCTAAAATTCTCATCCGTGAATGCTATATTAACTAGAGTTTGATACAGATAGTAACATTATTTTTGCTGGCTTATACCTTTTACTTGTGGCGGAGCAACGATTCTGATTCAAGGGTGGcaagattaatatatatatgaagacaaaattaattcaattttttttttattaatagaaggaaaaatcacttaatttattaaaaaaacgattaacttaaaaaatataatgtaaatgtaagttatatatatatttttgttttttttttttccatgcttgatttcaatttattttttcaagccTAGTATTAGAGTTAGTACAATCAATGTTACACCTAAACTTCTTCATTAATTAAGTtgactataaatatatatttcaaataagtaaaaaataaatataaataattaataaataatcattaatatattaagttaaaatattaatctaaatataagatattccaaaaaaaaaaatcatttgaatacttaaaattaaaatgaaaaaaaaaaaacttagaagtATTAACAATATGATCATatacatgaaaattttaaaatgttttatgcGTGCCTTGATTTTTCAAAGACAttatataatgtttttattttgaattaactTAAAAGtatcaatatttgttttttctatcTTAGATTTCAATTCTAACTAACTGATTGTAAATGACCTTATCAAAAGTTTTTTCTATCAAAGAGATTTCAATTCTAACTAACTGATTGTAAATGACCTTAAAAAGTATGTAgtcaaagattttattttattttattttaagaaaaacatatataattcaGCAGAAACATGATATATTACAGCAATATTTACTAATCAATCTGCTGGGACCTGGCCAATAGCACAAACATTATACAAGTTTCTTTGGGAATTACATCGCCAATTACAATTCGACCATTGTCATTCTACCATATTATCACACCCATGTCTCGTTTAAGTTCTTTACAAGTATGTACAACTACAGCTTTGATCACTTTGGAATCTTTCCACAagtgtttttggtatttggtactGCTTCCTTGCTTGATTGCATCAACAATAACATCACCTATATGAGTGCATTGTCAACTTCTAGCTCCTATGGTTCAAATACATCTTCATCTAAAGACAATAGAGTGTGCAGTTTCACTATTATCTGGATAATTTTAGTATGTAATTTTTTCTAAGATAGGCTCCAGTATACAAAAAtggaggaaaaggaaaaaagataaTCCTAATGTGGAAATATACTGCACACACTACCACACAACCCTCATAATCTTCTCCACATACATTTTTTCTTAacgaagagatagagagattcAGACATTGGTGGATGTCCAGAAGAGGGCAGTTTAATATTTGATGATTTGCTTGCATTTCTGTAATCGGCCAATACTAATGTCTCGAGCTACTTGGGATGATTGACATAAGCTCACTAGCTGTCCATGTCACCAGGGAAAGATTATGGAGATGGCCGAGCAACTCTTTGTCGAATGATGGGAGCATAGAAACACATTCTGTttggaaaaagtgaaaaaattagtaatgaGAGAGGCAACCAACTGAAGGTACTCAGCTAATCAGAACCTCAGATatcaaaatattgattttaatgCCCATTTGTAAAGAAACTTGGAAGAGTAATGACATCTAGTCAAATTTATGATCCAACAGTAAAGCTACTCAAAAATTGGCTTGGTTAGCAGATGTAGAATCTATGTTGAATCACCATTTAGAAGGGATACTAGGACTTGGGTCTCTGTTGGGTGGGGCAtcagataaaaattttatataaatcaaaatGTGGGAGAAATGAAAGACTAGTTTGTCTGCTTGGCTAGTCAAACATGTTGGCCAAATTAGCTGCCCCTACAGTGAGGAGAAAGGATCATGACTTAAGGTTTCTGATACAGAAGTAACACATTTGGTAATTCCCTAGTCATAGAAGAAAGACGTTTTTAAGGAGTACAGATACCATTATGTCATTCTTCTTAAAAGTACTTTCAAAGATGTGAAATATGTCATACCTGAGCTCTTCATGAGACTCAGTAGTGAGTATGAAGCCAGCACTCTTTCCTCGAGATCTTTTTCATAATTCAAGGATTCTAGCAACTGTGGCGTGAGAATTGAGCATGCCATAGACCGCAAATTTTCATCTCCAACTGAATGGAGAAGGCTGGTCATCCAAGTAACAGTAATCATACTTGCTCGTGCTAACCTTGGGATGCCATTGGCTATGCAATCTGAAAGGGCGACTAACAATCTCTTGTTCCCACTGTTGAACAACATACTAGCTGCTTTCCTTTGCCAGTTTTCTGTtgcttcttcctcttcatccTAGTAATGTAATAAAGACCACGTAACGAATAATTCATTAGAAAAGAGTGGTGAAGATCAGATTTATAATTAGCAGGGGGAGTAGTCAAAACCCCATTCTTACAGCAAAAAGAAATTTCTGTCATTTATCTAGTTTCTTCCTGATTAATTCTATATTGCTCATGTAATGTAATTGTAAGCTTACTGAGTGCATGAAACCATCTATGACAATTTCCTTGCTATGAAATGAGTCCCCTGAACTCTCATGGAAACCTGCTTGTTGTAAAAGCCATTTTTCCGCTGATGCCTCTCCAGTATAAGAAAACCGGCCTGCCAACATAAGAAGAGCTCTTGCTGATTGTTCTTGAACATTTTCGTGACATATTTGACAACTTAAAGCTGTTATGATTGCCTCAACTGCTTCTTCTCTGTATACACTGCACTTCATAGTATTACCCTGCAATGTTTGTGCAATTTGTTATGGTGATTGCTCTAGAATGCACAACCAGATTTTATACAATTGGTCTGTTTGCTCGCTGAGAAATTTGAGGAATTAAGGAGTCAGAAATATgataactcctttttttttttaaagatttctcagcaaccattaaaaaattatctgactgaataaaaataaaaaaacaagaaagaaattatATGGAATTACCAGAAGATCAAGCTGCAATAAGATTGCTGCAACCAGTGGGTATTCTTCTTCTGGTGCTCTGTGGAGACGGGCTAATAAAATGTGCATGGTGTTCAAGCCACTCCATCCTTCTTTTAGTCCACATAAGAATTCTATTATCTGTGTTCTTCTGGTAAGAATTTCTTGAATTAATATAATATGGATTGAGCTTATAGAAGAGAATGTAATAGGTAAAAGTTCATACCTATTAAGGCAGAGTAACTCGGTTAGTAAAGAAAAAGCATGGCTATTAGAATTCTTGCAGTTCTCAAGGACAATAAGTTCAAGAAGAGAAGCCTTGTTCAAATTTTCAGCCAAGAAATTTCTACAGCTGCCATCAGCTTGAATGCAACAGGACATGATCAAAGCAGCATTGGTCCTTTCATGAGTATCCCCTCTCTCAATTTGTTGTGCCAGCAGATTCAATCCCCCAAGAGAAACCACTTGTCTAGCATTCTCTAAGTTCCTATCTTCATCAAAACCTGTCAGAAGTTGGTCTATAAAGTAAATTGCTGCTGCTTGAGGACTGCACTGTACTGTGAAGAGGGTCTGCAACTGATCTCCAAACTCTAACACTCGAAGGAATAATGGCACCCAGTGAACTGATATCATCTGTTTTGCCTTTGGCTTTGCTAAATAAAGCAGAACAGCGGCTTTTAGAAACAGAGAAGTGCTTCTCAGAAGTCTCATGAAGATTTCTAGCTGTGGATCCAAATTCAGTATAATCTGCCTAATCACGTCATTCGTCCCTACAAATTCTGCTAAAATTGATATTATTAACTCTAAAatttcatcatcatcagaagcaGACAAAACCTCTAGCATCCCCTCAATAATGGATGCTTCTGATAATGCAACTTCAATGGCGGGATCACCATGTGAGTCCAACCACGCTTTGGAGATTATTCGAATTGCAAATTCACATTCGCTAAGAATATCTGAGAAGCAAACAGTATTAATAGCTCTGATTAACTCACTTGAATTGGCATTCTCTTCCTTTCTGACTAAACGATTCTTGGCTGCAAGGTCGCCTTTCACTAAGCACTCTTTTGGCTGACTTCGGCAGGTAAAGATCTGGAAATAGTCTGATTTTTGTGTTTCAGGCCATGATTCAGCTCTCGAATCTCTATTGTTTTGGCTTGATGACCTTCGATGAGTCCCATATCCTTTCTGTACAAGTCAGAAAAAAGACGATCATCTGCAATGCAACAGTCACTTTTTCATATAACAGAAAaagcaaaagccaaaaaaaaaaaactgactttAATATAATGTAAAGAGAAATACCCACATAAACAAAACTGCAGTTATAGCTATCTTCATCTGTACATAGTTTATCCTTTTCCTCTAAATGCCACATATTGATTGAAGCTCCATTTTGATCACTGTGGTCCATAGATTTTCGCTCAAGTGAGGTCCCAAATACAGCTCGGTATCTTTTATGATTTAGGCAACCATAAAGCAAAATTCACAATTAGCACATAAaccaaatgtcaaaaaaaaaaaatttggggattaaattttcaacaaattatattgtttatagACTTACAAGTTGTTCATGGGAGACTGCAAAGTGTAAGAATCTGAGGATCTCCTACTTGATGATCCATAACTGGGTTTTGATGGCAAATGCACAGTAGGAACAGGAGGGGCTTTAACCCCAACTTTAAGCCACCCTTTATAGTACAGAGCAAACTCAATAGTCCCCTTATCCATTTGGTCATTGTACACCTTGCTCAGGGCCTTCACTTTCCTCTCCTTATCTATATAGTTGGAGTTTGAAATAGTTTCAAGCTCCTTAGTGTACCAGATCTTAAGATGGAGAAGGTGGGGAAGAAAGAAATGCTCCCAAAGATCAGCAAGCAAGTCATTTCGAGCTAGAAATGGAGAATCACAAAAAACTTGAAGTAGGTGCCTAGCACAAATCCTATCATTTTTCTCAAGCTTGTAGAGAATTGCTAATAAAAGCTGAGCAACTGCAGAGATATGAGAATTGGGAATTCCACATGTTGAACCATTCTTAGTCTTTTTAGAATTAAAGGAATCAACAACACTTAGAAGCCGAATGGAGTTCCTTAGTGTCTTCATGCTTAGCTCCTTCCTAGTCCCTTGTTCAACTACCAACTTGTCAATGTTGTCGATAACAAGTTCCATGTTTGCGAAAATCCCATTATCTGgttccttttttcttctcacCAAGCAAGAGTTGCACTTGTCTCGAATTGTTTCCTGGAAATTCACGTCTTTCACGTACCGGCCAATGTAGCCGCTGAGGATGGAAATCACTGCTTTAATAGCAACTTCATCAATTGGAGGCTCATCAGCTCTTGAACTCTCAGTCACTGTCGCCACTGATTTATTAGTATTCGATCTCTCTGACACCGAACCCACCCTTTTAGATGATGAAAATATGGAAGACCCTTTTTTGGTAGCATAGAGATGGGCAGTTTTTCGGTGGTCATGGCAGATGTATATGGGCAGTGCTATTGAGTCATCTACTTGTCCTCTGTCTCTGATAGGCTTCACAGGCTTTGGAGCCTTCCCAAAATTCCTGCGATCAAATCCTTCCTTGGCAAGCAGTTCTTGTAAGGAAGCCATGTTTGTTGGTGGCACAGGGTTGGATTTGGTATTGGTTTTGGTAATGGAGCAAAGTAGAGAGCTTGAAAAGGTTCAATGACATtcttttcaaaacccaaaagagagtaaaagaaaacaagaagacAGCTAGCTGTTACTATTAGGAGAAGAGAATAAGGTGAAGAAAAACACAACCAATCTGAATCAGGACAAAAATACGGAGTATAAGGCAAAATGGAATTTGGGtggtaatttttctttcttttcttgttgtGTTTTTAACCGTCAGTGCTTTCTGACTGTTTCAGGTAAACAGTTGGACCGGGCCGGTTGATAACAGTTAATAAAAACTCCCGCCATCTGTAGAATCGGGTTCAGTTCTGGACCGGATATGTGAATGTGAAGGAgtaagttttgatttttggttaaaatataaaacctttaGAAAACCAAGGTAACAAACACAGAATAATGCAAAAGAATATGTGGGTATTTGGACTTTTGGAGCAATGTGAATTTTGTCTTTGCAATATTTGGGACCCACTAATTTGGAAAAAAGTTTCATTCTTGGTTTAATATGGGGATTGGGGAATTTGGAAGGTAGCATATATAGCAGAACATAGCAGAGGTAAATTAACCAAACTGTTGATAAGGTCGGTCGTCGGTCATATATGCTATCATCATTTTCTACATATTGGTGAATTTGAGTTGATAGGATTTATTTATATGTTGTAGTGTAGTGTAGGAGAGAGATTGACCGTTGGATGGATGGCGACCCATCACTTTTCATTCACGTGGAAACCAAACCTATATGGATATTTTCATACAAACAACAAAATGCTTTTAGTAGTATTTGAATTTGCCAACGGTGAATGAATCATATGATCGGTGATATTCGGTTCCCTCACTACTAGTGAACTTGAGTTTCAACTTTATCTACAATAAAGTCCCTTCTTTTATTCTgacataacaataataataataataataataatttctattTGGGTTTGGATCGATTGCAATTTGCAAATCTAttggatttaaaattaaaaaaaaaaaaaaattctttgaggTTTCCATAATTATGAAATTGATTTTTGAGACTAActtttaagaataattatttGTCTTTAGGTTTAAACCAATGgaattttgaaacttaattaattataaatactTATTTTGAGCTCTATTAATAAATACGCGTATTTTATGGGTATGTCcgtaataattaaaaaaacttaaatctacTGAACTATTGTCAAATGTACGGAATTTTCCGCGTGATTTtgatctatactactatttaaggggctgcACCTGTTTGgaccggattttttttttccaaaatacccctataacCTACGTTTAAGTAGGGACAAAACTTGGTAAAAATGCATCTTTAACTTCTACATAAAACActatctacaaaataggatcatTTACTCTTAAGTCTTACCTAAAACatttcctacaaaataggaatTCAAATCTGCTCTAATCACTCCTACCAAAACACGATtacttagaaattttaaaaagaaagtttctttctttaatcaacttttttttttttttaatagccgTCTAAAttcatgtctttattttttaatagccATCTAAATCCATGTCTTGGTTTTCTCCCTCAATCCCCTTATCCGGTTATCCCACATTCCCACTtccatttttttcccctgaatTATCCACTTACAATTAGTTTCTCATCCACGATTTAATAGACAGTTACCACTCTTTTttataacagtttttttttttttgggttaatttcaaaaattaactCCCAAAACATTATCCAACCAAGCTACCATTTTCTACTATAAAAGATGATTGCAGTAtatcaatcaaaattcaaaactaaaattcTTTGCTTATTTGAAGACAGAAAAAGAGGTAAGTTTTCGGTGAATTGCCCCAGTGCTAATTTGTTACAAAATCTAAGTAATAGAGgtgagaaaattaaattattgattttagGTATTTACTTTATGATTTTGATGTGTTTCTTAGCcggtttttataaatatttgcacttcctctctttctttgtgaCAAACTGTGTAGTTGAATTGCTTCTCTATAAAAAATCTTGAtgtgaaaaaatttcaaaactggGTTGTTTCTATCTGATTATTAGCGTGCATTTGTTGAGATTTACTTTTTATTGTTAACATCTTCTCTCTTTGTTACAATTTCTTAGTCCTTATGAAGctctaa
This genomic window contains:
- the LOC115968363 gene encoding putative E3 ubiquitin-protein ligase LIN-1 isoform X2, with amino-acid sequence MASLQELLAKEGFDRRNFGKAPKPVKPIRDRGQVDDSIALPIYICHDHRKTAHLYATKKGSSIFSSSKRVGSVSERSNTNKSVATVTESSRADEPPIDEVAIKAVISILSGYIGRYVKDVNFQETIRDKCNSCLVRRKKEPDNGIFANMELVIDNIDKLVVEQGTRKELSMKTLRNSIRLLSVVDSFNSKKTKNGSTCGIPNSHISAVAQLLLAILYKLEKNDRICARHLLQVFCDSPFLARNDLLADLWEHFFLPHLLHLKIWYTKELETISNSNYIDKERKVKALSKVYNDQMDKGTIEFALYYKGWLKVGVKAPPVPTVHLPSKPSYGSSSRRSSDSYTLQSPMNNLYRAVFGTSLERKSMDHSDQNGASINMWHLEEKDKLCTDEDSYNCSFVYKGYGTHRRSSSQNNRDSRAESWPETQKSDYFQIFTCRSQPKECLVKGDLAAKNRLVRKEENANSKFVGTNDVIRQIILNLDPQLEIFMRLLRSTSLFLKAAVLLYLAKPKAKQMISVHWVPLFLRVLEFGDQLQTLFTVQCSPQAAAIYFIDQLLTGFDEDRNLENARQVVSLGGLNLLAQQIERGDTHERTNAALIMSCCIQADGSCRNFLAENLNKASLLELIVLENCKNSNSHAFSLLTELLCLNRRTQIIEFLCGLKEGWSGLNTMHILLARLHRAPEEEYPLVAAILLQLDLLGNTMKCSVYREEAVEAIITALSCQICHENVQEQSARALLMLAGRFSYTGEASAEKWLLQQAGFHESSGDSFHSKEIVIDGFMHSDEEEEATENWQRKAASMLFNSGNKRLLVALSDCIANGIPRLARASMITVTWMTSLLHSVGDENLRSMACSILTPQLLESLNYEKDLEERVLASYSLLSLMKSSECVSMLPSFDKELLGHLHNLSLVTWTASELMSIIPSSSRH
- the LOC115968363 gene encoding putative E3 ubiquitin-protein ligase LIN isoform X1 — its product is MASLQELLAKEGFDRRNFGKAPKPVKPIRDRGQVDDSIALPIYICHDHRKTAHLYATKKGSSIFSSSKRVGSVSERSNTNKSVATVTESSRADEPPIDEVAIKAVISILSGYIGRYVKDVNFQETIRDKCNSCLVRRKKEPDNGIFANMELVIDNIDKLVVEQGTRKELSMKTLRNSIRLLSVVDSFNSKKTKNGSTCGIPNSHISAVAQLLLAILYKLEKNDRICARHLLQVFCDSPFLARNDLLADLWEHFFLPHLLHLKIWYTKELETISNSNYIDKERKVKALSKVYNDQMDKGTIEFALYYKGWLKVGVKAPPVPTVHLPSKPSYGSSSRRSSDSYTLQSPMNNLYRAVFGTSLERKSMDHSDQNGASINMWHLEEKDKLCTDEDSYNCSFVYKGYGTHRRSSSQNNRDSRAESWPETQKSDYFQIFTCRSQPKECLVKGDLAAKNRLVRKEENANSSELIRAINTVCFSDILSECEFAIRIISKAWLDSHGDPAIEVALSEASIIEGMLEVLSASDDDEILELIISILAEFVGTNDVIRQIILNLDPQLEIFMRLLRSTSLFLKAAVLLYLAKPKAKQMISVHWVPLFLRVLEFGDQLQTLFTVQCSPQAAAIYFIDQLLTGFDEDRNLENARQVVSLGGLNLLAQQIERGDTHERTNAALIMSCCIQADGSCRNFLAENLNKASLLELIVLENCKNSNSHAFSLLTELLCLNRRTQIIEFLCGLKEGWSGLNTMHILLARLHRAPEEEYPLVAAILLQLDLLGNTMKCSVYREEAVEAIITALSCQICHENVQEQSARALLMLAGRFSYTGEASAEKWLLQQAGFHESSGDSFHSKEIVIDGFMHSDEEEEATENWQRKAASMLFNSGNKRLLVALSDCIANGIPRLARASMITVTWMTSLLHSVGDENLRSMACSILTPQLLESLNYEKDLEERVLASYSLLSLMKSSECVSMLPSFDKELLGHLHNLSLVTWTASELMSIIPSSSRH